In Notolabrus celidotus isolate fNotCel1 chromosome 22, fNotCel1.pri, whole genome shotgun sequence, one genomic interval encodes:
- the plek2 gene encoding pleckstrin-2 produces MEAEKKNVILREGFLVKRGHLVHNWKARWFVLMPDKLLYYKYEGGKRDSCQRGKILLRDCEITSPFLEYEYRPLVFKLQTKNNTDHFLEACSREERDDWAADITAAVDKLRIDNGGKASDEEGQTGSQLHDINLSKVLDAMYDVHSGINMSNHVEQGSTYSNCFSGSAVVDWLVFSQLVLTRVEAMTLASALLEEGFLRTVGMRSVEALRTAGLSEQFMDDSTALYSFSDSLKKRGSVKAETSLSAVELSGKVIKRGYLLKQGHRRKNWKVRLFVLRSEPAFLHYYDPTKDDVSPVGGFSLRSCLVSSLNDNGVPTGVKGKIQGNLFKIITQSDTHYFIQAPTNQEKMDWIEAIREQT; encoded by the exons AtggaagcagagaagaagaacgtGATCCTGAGAGAGGGATTCCTGGTGAAGAGG GGTCATCTGGTCCACAACTGGAAGGCTCGCTGGTTCGTGTTGATGCCGGATAAGCTGCTGTATTACAAATATGAAGGAGGCAAGAGAGACTCATGTCAGAGAGGGAAGATCCTTCTGAGGGACTGTGAGATAACCAGTCCTTTTCTGGAGTACGAATATCGACCG CTGGTGTTTAAGCTCCAAACGAAGAACAACACGGATCATTTCTTGGAAGCTTGTtcgagggaggagagggatgacTGGGCGGCTGACATCACGGCTGCAGTCGACAAACTGCGGATAGATAACGGAGGAAAAGCGTCGGATGAGGAGGGCCAAACTGGATCCCAGTTACACGACATCAACCTGAG CAAAGTGTTGGACGCCATGTACGACGTCCACAGCGGGATCAATATGAGCAACCATGTGGAGCAGGGCAGCACGTACAGCAACTGTTTCTCAG GTTCAGCGGTGGTGGACTGGCTGGTGTTCTCACAGCTTGTTCTGACCCGTGTGGAGGCCATGACTCTGGCCTCGGCGCTGCTGGAGGAAGGTTTCCTGAGGACCGTCGGCATGAGGAGCGTGGAGGCTCTCCGCACGGCCGGCCTCAGCGAGCAGTTCATGGACGACTCCACGGCGCTGTACAGCTTT TCTGACAGTTTGAAGAAGAGAGGCAGCGTGAAGGCCGAGACGTCGCTGTCAGCTGTGGAGCTGAGTGGAAAAGTGATAAAGAGAGGATATCTGCTAAAACAG GGACACAGACGGAAGAACTGGAAGGTGAGGTTGTTTGTGCTGCGTTCAGAGCCGGCGTTCCTTCACTACTATGATCCCACTAAG GATGATGTCAGCCCTGTCGGCGGCTTCTCACTGCGGAGCTGTCTGGTTTCCTCCCTGAATGATAACGGAGTTCCCACAG GTGTGAAAGGAAAAATTCAAGGCAACCTGTTTAAAATCATCACCCAGTCGGACACACATTACTTCATCCAGGCTCCGACCAACCAGGAGAAGATGGACTGGATCGAAGCGATCAGAGAGCAAACATAA
- the LOC117806594 gene encoding tandem C2 domains nuclear protein: MECLKDCCKSFMKQQEQETQVITLRMPPNKEEVSEWEPEEGKMGVSEDYLLSKLPPDGREVPFVLPTFKASYVQPRGSRYPNLQPGPQSSARCTYAERKAELLGSSFLTHSPESSLHRGQMVEYLSPGSTRRDTLKNRSSSPISPVWNLRPGSDQRLSSSMLDLSCSQTHIQHFDSLTSVHSSSPSPKFGSIESSLDSITLSGDERDLGKVCVQLSYHETLEQVWITLVQCSELNLPPDGAEQQKVGFKGIITVPKPIQFKSSIKEYSQDVSFMETFVFALRLQQLRCSALVLRLQTHGNKKRTVAECVLSLRQLGAQETEHWLDLSPRSKSSVCHAELNLTTCFQPVNGRIQLQVLAAQNLPASFTPLTQAFFVKAEMHQLGRVVMKKKTRVIKASKGQCRWAETFHFLLAALDHDCSLSVKLYSRSSVRRKQCLGQVQLGLDSPVPEAVDQWKDMMAHPEKVVSAWHGLSPA, translated from the exons ATGGAGTGTCTCAAAGACTGCTGCAAAAGCTTCATGAAGCAACAGGAGCAGGAGACCCAAG TGATCACGCTGAGGATGCCTCCAAACAAAGAGGAGGTGTCAGAGTGGGAGCCGGAGGAAGGGAAGATGGGAGTCTCAGAGGATTACCTCCTGTCCAAGCTTCCCCCTGACGGCAGAGAGGTGCCGTTTGTCCTGCCCACCTTCAAGGCCTCGTACGTCCAACCTCGAGGGTCCCGCTATCCCAACCTGCAGCCTGGTCCTCAGA GCTCAGCTCGGTGCACGTACGCAGAGAGGAAGGCAGAGCTGCTGGGCTCCAGCTTCCTCACCCACAGCCCTGAGTCCAGCCTCCATCGGGGTCAGATGGTTGAGTACCTGTCGCCCGGATCCACCCGCAGAGACACACTGAAGAACAGAAGCTCCAGTCCCATCAGTCCAG TTTGGAATCTGAGGCCGGGCAGCGACCAGCGTCTGAGCAGCTCCATgctggatctctcctgctctcagaCTCACATACAG CACTTCGACTCGCTCACCAGCGTCCACAGCAGCTCTCCCTCCCCCAAGTTTGGCTCCATCGAGAGCAGCTTAG ATTCCATCACTTTGTCCGGGGACGAGCGTGACCTGGGGAAAGTGTGCGTCCAGCTGAGCTACCACGAGACTCTGGAGCAGGTGTGGATCACTCTGGTCCAG TGTTCAGAGCTGAACCTTCCTCCTGATGGAGCAGAACAACAGAAGGTCGGATTCAAAGGGATCATCACCGTCCCCAAACCCATACAGTTCAAGAGCTCCATCAAGGAGTACAGTCAG GACGTGTCCTTCATGGAGACCTTCGTGTTTGCACTGCGTCTCCAGCAGCTGCGTTGCAGTGCTCTGGTGCTGAGGCTGCAGACGCACGGCAACAAGAAGCGCACGGTGGCGGAGTGCGTCCTCTCTCTACGCCAGCTCGGGGCTCAGGAGACGGAGCACTGGCTGGACCTCAGCCCTCGATCCAAGTCCTCT GTGTGCCACGCTGAGCTCAATCTCACAACCTGCTTTCAGCCGGTAAACGGACGGATCCAGCTCCAAGTCCTCGCCGCTCAAAACCTCCCAGCCTCCTTCACTCCACTCACACAAG CGTTTTTTGTCAAAGCTGAGATGCACCAGTTGGGGCGCGtggtgatgaagaagaagactcGAGTGATAAAGGCCTCAAAGGGTCAGTGTCGGTGGGCGGAGACTTTCCACTTCCTCCTGGCCGCGTTGGACCACGACTGCTCGCTGTCCGTCAAACTCTACAGCCGCAGCTCGGTCAGGAGGAAACAATGTCTCGGACAG GTCCAGCTGGGGTTGGACAGCCCGGTACCCGAGGCGGTGGATCAGTGGAAGGACATGATGGCTCATCCGGAGAAGGTGGTGTCTGCGTGGCACGGACTGAGTCCAGCCTGA
- the si:ch211-10a23.2 gene encoding galectin-related protein B, translated as MEEKDKKDHGEYTGEIKGGLRPSMKLVVMGIINKKPKSMEVILSSHPQEEEEEGDVGLQLKVNFMDKAVQRNARLTGKWGKAETTLSFFPFAAGESFKMEIVCEHQQFRILVDGQPLCGFTHRFSPLASLTALRVFGDLQLTKVA; from the exons ATGGAAGAAAAGGACAAGAAAGATCAT GGGGAGTACACCGGAGAGATAAAGGGTGGACTGCGGCCTTCAATGAAGCTGGTAGTTATGGGAATTATCAACAAGAAGCCTAAGAG CATGGAGGTGATTCTGTCCAGTCACcctcaggaggaagaggaggagggcgaCGTGGGTCTTCAGCTGAAGGTCAACTTCATGGACAAAGCCGTCCAACGTAACGCCCGCCTGACTGGGAAGTGGGGAAAAGCTGAAACTACACTCTCCTTCTTTCCATTTGCAGCCGGGGAATCCTTCAAG ATGGAGATCGTCTGTGAACACCAGCAGTTTCGTATCCTGGTGGACGGCCAGCCTCTCTGCGGCTTCACCCACCGGTTCTCCCCGCTCGCCTCCCTCACTGCCTTACGAGTCTTCGGAGATCTACAGCTCACCAAGGTGGCCTAA